One Pantoea trifolii DNA segment encodes these proteins:
- a CDS encoding ROK family transcriptional regulator: MSAPNVTARILRLIVENAPISQSDLKVRSGLSMSTVSQATNRLLTGGIVQELGLRRVSMGRPKTLLGLNPDHASVVGIQLNAERNLMVLTDLSGNIIGEQQIPSGAMTPKQLGDALAKFLRGVEGKKVGAIGLALSGLVDASNGVCVLSRALGWDNVPIARLLEERFSLPVFIENDANALAMAALVFGQLGHAQSAVIATFGKGIGAGILLDRQLYRGRHGKAGEIGVSLLGDGSERLLEDVASSQAILQRVAATTKDEAPHTLRDLDVRPTPEVLSALAEAGQHLGMSLANLSVAYDPDVVYLAMEPQMASRILLDHITQSFQTYRLKLTPHMTPLQFLTESNRMWAQGAAGFAVNKLLDLLAAQADEDIAS; the protein is encoded by the coding sequence ATGAGCGCTCCCAACGTAACCGCGCGCATTCTGCGGCTGATTGTCGAAAATGCGCCTATTAGTCAATCCGATCTCAAAGTGCGCAGCGGCCTAAGCATGTCGACGGTATCGCAAGCCACTAATCGTTTGCTGACCGGCGGCATTGTGCAGGAGTTGGGGCTGCGTCGCGTCTCGATGGGGCGACCCAAAACGCTGCTTGGCCTCAATCCGGATCACGCCAGCGTGGTGGGGATTCAGCTCAACGCCGAACGTAATCTGATGGTGTTGACCGATCTCAGCGGCAACATCATCGGTGAACAGCAGATTCCTTCTGGCGCGATGACACCCAAGCAACTCGGCGATGCGCTGGCGAAGTTTTTGCGCGGCGTTGAAGGCAAAAAGGTTGGGGCGATTGGTCTGGCGCTGTCGGGTTTGGTTGATGCCAGCAACGGCGTTTGCGTGCTGTCACGCGCGTTGGGCTGGGATAACGTGCCGATTGCCCGGCTGCTGGAAGAGCGCTTCTCGCTGCCGGTATTTATTGAAAATGACGCTAACGCGCTGGCGATGGCGGCGCTGGTGTTTGGTCAGCTCGGCCACGCGCAGTCGGCGGTGATTGCCACTTTTGGCAAAGGCATCGGTGCGGGGATTCTGCTCGATCGCCAGCTCTATCGCGGTCGTCACGGCAAAGCGGGTGAGATTGGCGTTTCGCTGCTGGGCGACGGCTCTGAGCGTTTGCTGGAGGATGTGGCATCGTCGCAGGCGATTCTGCAGCGCGTGGCGGCCACCACCAAAGACGAGGCGCCGCACACGCTGCGCGATCTCGATGTGCGTCCAACGCCAGAGGTGCTGAGTGCGCTGGCCGAGGCCGGGCAGCATTTAGGGATGTCGCTGGCGAATCTGTCGGTGGCTTACGATCCGGACGTGGTGTATCTGGCGATGGAGCCGCAAATGGCCTCGCGCATTTTGCTTGATCACATTACGCAGAGTTTCCAGACTTACCGTTTGAAGCTGACGCCGCACATGACGCCGCTGCAATTCCTCACCGAATCCAACCGCATGTGGGCGCAGGGCGCTGCTGGGTTTGCAGTGAATAAGTTGCTGGATTTGTTGGCCGCGCAGGCCGATGAGGATATCGCGTCGTGA
- a CDS encoding IS3 family transposase (programmed frameshift) — protein MTTKYPIEFKLSAIHYFLSGHAGIDGTAKHFSIAPTNLRRWVARYQHHGEQALLPRGHRRYSSDFRVQVAHYALAHTGESYAAVAARFNISSHKTVESWVRQYSLKGHYAFPPENSTRRTPMSGKEKSPKPVGSMTPEELLKELEYLRAENDYLKVMQEIILEKKPPGAGEKAAAVTLLRTRHRLPVLLSVSRLPKSTFFYQLARQQAADKYAEVKTLIVRLSEEHRSVYGYRRMGCLLRQHGWALSGKTVLKLMSALGLQSPVRKKRYRSCRGPEGRTAGNVLQRNFRAQAPNEKWVTDVTEFSVAGEKCYLSPVLDLYNGEIVGWETARKPLMPMINGMLSRALQHLTGEQRPLLHSDQGWQYQMPEYQRRLAENGIKQSMSRRGNCLDNAVMENFFGHLKSEMFYLKKYRDVEELEKDIGDYIHFWNTKRIKMGLGGLSPVAYRTQHYAAL, from the exons ATGACAACAAAATATCCCATCGAATTTAAACTCTCGGCCATTCACTATTTTCTTAGCGGCCATGCCGGTATTGATGGAACGGCTAAGCACTTCAGCATTGCCCCTACTAACCTCCGCCGCTGGGTTGCGCGCTATCAGCATCACGGTGAGCAGGCTTTGCTTCCCCGCGGGCACCGGCGTTATTCTTCTGACTTCAGGGTCCAGGTGGCGCATTATGCTCTGGCTCATACCGGTGAGTCATACGCTGCGGTTGCGGCGCGTTTTAATATCAGCTCACACAAAACGGTTGAATCCTGGGTCCGCCAGTACAGCCTTAAAGGTCACTATGCTTTCCCGCCCGAAAACAGCACGCGGAGAACACCAATGTCAGGCAAAGAAAAATCACCAAAACCAGTCGGGTCAATGACGCCGGAAGAGCTGCTTAAGGAGCTCGAATACCTGCGTGCCGAAAACGACTATCTGAAGGTCATGCAGGAGATTATCCTGGAAAAAAAGC CGCCGGGAGCGGGAGAAAAAGCCGCAGCCGTGACGCTGCTGCGCACGCGGCATCGCCTGCCGGTGCTGCTGAGCGTATCGCGGCTGCCAAAAAGCACTTTTTTTTATCAGCTTGCCCGCCAGCAGGCAGCGGATAAGTACGCAGAGGTGAAGACGCTTATCGTCAGGCTGTCAGAGGAGCATCGCAGTGTTTATGGCTACCGGCGCATGGGCTGCCTGCTCAGGCAGCACGGCTGGGCGCTGAGCGGGAAAACCGTGCTGAAGCTGATGTCGGCGCTGGGTCTGCAGTCGCCGGTAAGAAAGAAGAGATACCGGTCCTGTCGCGGGCCCGAGGGGCGGACAGCCGGCAACGTGCTGCAGCGCAACTTCCGGGCACAGGCACCGAACGAGAAGTGGGTAACGGACGTAACGGAGTTCAGCGTTGCGGGTGAAAAATGCTACCTGTCCCCGGTTCTGGACCTGTATAACGGCGAAATCGTGGGCTGGGAAACGGCGCGTAAGCCGCTGATGCCGATGATAAACGGTATGCTGAGCAGAGCCTTACAGCATCTGACGGGCGAGCAGCGTCCGCTTCTTCACAGCGATCAGGGCTGGCAGTATCAGATGCCGGAGTATCAGCGGCGCCTGGCGGAAAACGGGATAAAACAGAGCATGTCGCGCAGAGGAAACTGCCTGGACAACGCGGTGATGGAAAACTTCTTCGGTCATCTGAAGTCGGAAATGTTTTACCTGAAGAAATACCGTGACGTAGAGGAGCTGGAGAAGGACATCGGAGACTATATCCACTTCTGGAATACTAAGCGGATAAAAATGGGGCTGGGTGGGCTGAGTCCGGTAGCGTACAGGACTCAGCATTACGCAGCGCTTTAA